One Rhodospirillales bacterium DNA segment encodes these proteins:
- a CDS encoding amidohydrolase, with product MNMDNLSPEKRAAFDCIAANAKAISLVGDNIFYFGELGNQEYESAALMSGLLEKEGFKMKRGLSGFPTAFLGEFGSGKPVITIHTEFDANPDNSQKSGVTEQTPITEGAPGHCEGHNVNGAVMIGAAIAVKRVMEQFNIPGTLRILGAPAEEQVLSRPYFVRDGYFDDVDIALHPHIGADLRVGYGMLQSALVSAIFTFNGESAHAGTAPWKARDALDGLMMMDAGLAQYREHMPPTSRIHRVVLEGGHQPNVIPKCTKIWWYFRDATAEGAEKLFEHAKKVAEGAALMTNTEWEYTVLSAVWPVRGNQTVAEVVQRNIECVGMPEWDKAEEELARSLQKSAGVAVDGLHHTVNSLDGPAEQRFSANDAGDVSWKVPTSKFYYPGNIPNISYHHWAAGVALATSIAHKGALAGAGTLAASALDFLMKPELVETAWDSFRDELAGAEYRPLLPVGQDPPADLNRAMMETFRPQMREHYLKEKPEFV from the coding sequence ATGAATATGGATAATTTGTCGCCTGAAAAACGTGCGGCGTTTGATTGTATAGCGGCCAATGCGAAGGCCATTAGCCTAGTGGGCGATAACATTTTTTATTTTGGGGAACTGGGCAATCAGGAATACGAAAGTGCCGCCTTGATGAGCGGTCTTTTGGAAAAGGAGGGCTTCAAGATGAAGCGCGGCCTTTCCGGATTCCCCACGGCCTTTCTGGGTGAATTTGGTTCTGGTAAACCCGTTATTACGATCCACACAGAATTTGATGCCAACCCTGATAACAGCCAAAAGTCGGGTGTCACAGAACAAACGCCCATCACCGAAGGCGCGCCCGGACATTGTGAAGGCCACAACGTGAATGGCGCGGTCATGATCGGTGCCGCCATCGCCGTTAAGCGGGTGATGGAGCAATTCAACATCCCTGGCACCCTCCGAATTTTAGGCGCACCAGCAGAAGAACAGGTTTTATCGCGCCCTTATTTTGTTCGCGACGGCTATTTCGATGATGTGGATATTGCGTTGCATCCCCATATCGGGGCGGACCTGCGGGTTGGTTATGGGATGTTACAATCGGCCCTTGTCTCCGCCATTTTTACCTTTAACGGTGAAAGCGCCCATGCGGGAACAGCCCCGTGGAAGGCACGGGATGCCCTTGATGGTTTGATGATGATGGATGCGGGGCTGGCCCAGTACCGCGAACACATGCCGCCAACATCGCGTATCCATCGGGTGGTTCTGGAAGGTGGCCATCAGCCCAATGTCATTCCCAAATGCACAAAAATCTGGTGGTACTTTCGGGATGCAACGGCTGAGGGTGCTGAAAAACTGTTTGAACACGCCAAGAAAGTCGCCGAAGGGGCGGCGTTGATGACAAATACTGAATGGGAATACACCGTGTTATCAGCGGTGTGGCCCGTGCGTGGCAATCAAACGGTCGCCGAAGTGGTGCAGCGCAATATCGAATGTGTCGGCATGCCCGAATGGGACAAGGCAGAAGAAGAACTGGCCCGTTCCTTACAGAAAAGTGCAGGCGTGGCTGTCGATGGCCTTCATCACACCGTGAACAGCCTTGATGGGCCAGCCGAGCAGCGTTTTTCTGCCAATGATGCGGGGGATGTTTCGTGGAAGGTGCCAACATCGAAATTCTATTATCCCGGTAATATCCCCAATATCAGCTATCACCACTGGGCCGCAGGGGTGGCGTTGGCCACATCCATTGCCCATAAGGGGGCCTTGGCCGGGGCAGGGACGTTGGCCGCATCGGCACTTGATTTCCTGATGAAACCGGAATTGGTGGAAACCGCATGGGACAGCTTTCGCGATGAATTGGCCGGTGCCGAATACCGGCCCTTGTTGCCGGTGGGCCAAGACCCACCCGCAGACCTGAACCGGGCCATGATGGAAACGTTCCGCCCGCAAATGCGCGAGCATTATTTAAAAGAAAAACCAGAATTCGTTTGA
- a CDS encoding TetR/AcrR family transcriptional regulator: MAIKGEETKTKILDAAKQLVMDRGFAGTSIDEIIKGTDVTKGAFFHHFSSKSDLAEALLNRYAEDDVNLFLHYSEKAKTLSDDPLKQALLFIGMFETFLEELEEPFPGCMFASYIYEGEQFDPTVHAFIETSLKAWEQIYEERFDAVLAMYKPKLRITAKQLAETFVCLLEGAFLVARSRNDTGLIIRQSRQFRKYLEFLFYD; encoded by the coding sequence ATGGCGATAAAAGGCGAAGAAACCAAAACCAAAATTCTGGATGCAGCCAAGCAACTGGTGATGGACCGGGGTTTTGCAGGCACCTCTATTGATGAAATCATCAAAGGCACAGACGTAACCAAAGGCGCCTTTTTTCACCACTTTTCATCCAAATCTGATCTGGCAGAGGCCCTTTTGAACCGATACGCAGAAGATGATGTGAACTTATTTCTTCACTATTCAGAAAAGGCCAAAACGCTCAGCGATGATCCCTTGAAACAAGCCCTTTTGTTCATCGGGATGTTCGAAACCTTTCTGGAAGAATTGGAAGAACCATTTCCCGGCTGCATGTTTGCCAGTTACATCTATGAAGGGGAACAATTTGACCCAACGGTCCACGCATTCATAGAAACATCCCTGAAGGCCTGGGAACAGATTTATGAAGAACGGTTCGATGCCGTTCTTGCCATGTACAAGCCAAAATTAAGAATAACTGCAAAGCAGTTGGCGGAAACCTTCGTCTGCTTACTTGAAGGTGCCTTTCTGGTGGCACGATCGCGCAATGATACCGGACTGATCATTCGCCAATCGCGCCAATTCAGAAAATATCTGGAATTTTTGTTTTATGACTAG